The following are encoded in a window of Bacillus oleivorans genomic DNA:
- a CDS encoding PLP-dependent aminotransferase family protein: protein MRKYEEIIMSIEKRVEQGLLDSGSKLPSIRTLSEELSCSKNTVIKAYEEMEKNHLIYSVPKSGYYVVEGNPFRKKRNSKVDKIDFLSAGPDPKSMPYLDFKHCINQAIEKYKEDMFIYSDIQGLYSLRLELARHLQDLQVFSVPERICVVTGSQQALHLLISLPFPNRKKNICVEQPTHPSMIESLKFQNVNTIGIEINKEGIDFKQLEDIFKHQDIKLFYTVSRFQNPTGYSYSNTEKKKLVELAQKYDVYIIEDDYMGDLDPNLKQDPMFAFDPSGRIIYTKSFSKVLFPGLRLGLAVLPEALIPLFLQAKFAADVHTPVLTQGALEIFLKSGMYDAHIKKMRDMYRRKGMLIQKAFREHLPTSVSYSKMVSGFYSTLELPRPLKAKQVIERLKEENLFVDDVGKMFLPEYQKDNMLRLSVSHVEEDLIDIGVRKLADVIRSLL, encoded by the coding sequence ATGAGGAAGTACGAAGAAATTATCATGTCTATAGAAAAGCGGGTAGAACAAGGTTTATTGGATTCTGGAAGTAAATTGCCTTCTATTCGAACCTTATCAGAAGAGCTATCCTGCAGTAAAAATACGGTCATAAAGGCTTACGAGGAAATGGAGAAAAATCATCTTATCTACTCAGTCCCTAAGAGCGGGTATTATGTGGTCGAGGGGAACCCTTTTCGTAAAAAAAGGAACTCAAAAGTGGATAAAATTGATTTCCTGTCAGCCGGTCCAGACCCCAAAAGTATGCCTTATCTCGACTTTAAACATTGCATTAATCAAGCGATTGAAAAATATAAAGAGGACATGTTCATTTATTCTGATATCCAAGGTCTTTATTCACTTAGGCTTGAGCTAGCCCGGCATTTACAAGATCTCCAGGTGTTTTCAGTGCCAGAAAGAATCTGTGTTGTAACAGGCTCTCAACAAGCCCTTCACCTTTTGATTTCACTACCTTTTCCAAATCGCAAGAAAAATATTTGTGTGGAGCAGCCTACTCATCCATCGATGATTGAATCATTAAAGTTTCAAAATGTAAACACGATAGGAATTGAGATTAATAAGGAAGGTATCGATTTTAAGCAGCTAGAAGATATCTTTAAACATCAAGACATCAAATTATTTTATACGGTTTCCCGATTTCAAAACCCTACTGGATATAGCTATTCAAATACCGAAAAGAAGAAGTTAGTAGAGTTGGCACAAAAATATGATGTCTATATTATTGAAGATGATTATATGGGGGATTTGGATCCAAATCTGAAGCAGGACCCGATGTTTGCCTTTGATCCATCCGGAAGGATCATTTATACAAAAAGCTTTTCAAAGGTGCTATTTCCGGGATTAAGACTCGGTTTGGCTGTTTTGCCTGAGGCCCTAATTCCTTTATTTTTGCAGGCCAAGTTTGCGGCTGATGTCCACACCCCCGTTCTTACACAGGGTGCACTTGAAATCTTTCTAAAAAGCGGGATGTATGATGCCCATATTAAAAAGATGAGAGACATGTACAGAAGAAAAGGAATGCTCATTCAGAAAGCATTTCGTGAGCATTTGCCTACTTCTGTTTCTTATTCAAAAATGGTTTCAGGTTTCTATTCGACACTTGAATTACCGCGGCCTTTAAAGGCAAAGCAGGTGATTGAGCGCCTGAAGGAAGAAAATCTATTTGTTGATGATGTCGGAAAA
- the blaOXA gene encoding class D beta-lactamase translates to MKLKKLWLLLILLIVAGSAATIPVSAEKQVKELEVEELFEGVDGTTVIKNLQTNQVYVYNKERSQERYTPESTFKIANALIGLQTKAVRDEYDVKRWDGVEREFEDWNRDHTLASGMRHSVIWYYQAMARDIGYENMANYVKQLNYGNQDISGGIDQFWLDSSLKISAQEQVQFIENLVEETLPIDEQHLKTVKRIMINEEFDTYILHGKTGSRLSDYGLGWYVGYIETDKGVWVFATNMAGSGSKAKSITLNILKEINIIKE, encoded by the coding sequence ATGAAACTCAAAAAATTATGGCTGCTGCTTATTCTTCTTATAGTAGCAGGATCTGCAGCCACCATTCCGGTTAGTGCTGAAAAACAAGTAAAAGAGCTAGAGGTTGAGGAACTATTTGAAGGTGTAGATGGTACGACTGTTATTAAAAATCTGCAAACAAATCAGGTCTATGTTTATAATAAGGAAAGAAGTCAAGAGCGTTACACTCCCGAGTCGACCTTTAAAATAGCGAATGCTTTAATCGGACTACAAACAAAAGCAGTCCGTGATGAATATGATGTTAAACGCTGGGACGGCGTGGAGAGAGAATTTGAAGATTGGAATAGGGATCATACCCTCGCTTCCGGGATGAGGCATTCTGTCATATGGTACTACCAGGCTATGGCCCGTGATATCGGTTATGAAAACATGGCGAACTATGTGAAACAGCTCAACTATGGGAATCAGGATATAAGTGGCGGCATCGATCAATTTTGGCTTGACAGCAGTTTGAAAATTTCCGCCCAAGAACAAGTTCAATTTATCGAAAATCTGGTAGAGGAAACCCTCCCGATTGATGAGCAGCATCTGAAAACAGTGAAAAGAATCATGATTAACGAAGAATTTGACACCTATATTCTTCATGGAAAAACCGGGTCACGCCTCTCTGATTATGGTTTAGGCTGGTATGTCGGTTATATTGAAACTGATAAAGGGGTCTGGGTTTTTGCAACGAATATGGCTGGAAGCGGATCGAAAGCTAAATCGATCACACTAAATATCTTAAAGGAAATAAATATTATAAAAGAGTAA
- a CDS encoding alkaline phosphatase family protein — MNPNLPFKPVILLMIDTLMPNPLEVAVQTGHAPALQFLMEKGIYISNMVSSFPTMSVTIDSSLLTGTYPDKHHIPGLNWFDVSNNEIINYGTGFRETFRLGADRFISNMLYRLNNNDLSGDVTTIYEDLAQKGIPSASINAFVYRGNTPQRLHFPRMLSSLTHGDREWTTAATPIFSLGSLSKLRPWGFVPQIFVGNYKFSARELRHLIRKNELPGFTLCTFQDLDLRVHFKGPMDIKGIAQMDREVQKILNLYPSWEEALIRNVWLVMGDNGHAPMGSRYNDFIIDLRKIFKKFRIARLQRSVCEKDQLVLCVNQRMAYIYVLDKNLPLSVIIERLKHDHRIDIIAWKNGSYIYVESGMREGLLHYGPGGEYTDEYNQLWSIKGNPELMDLRLTNDKRVTYGDYPDALARVYGALHSHPGRFIVVNAKPGCEFKAQSTPFHLGGSAHGSLHKQESLVPLVIAGTAVTPNYPRIVDLKEFVLRLILQQFMD; from the coding sequence ATGAATCCAAACCTGCCATTCAAACCAGTCATCTTACTCATGATCGATACGTTGATGCCCAACCCGCTCGAAGTAGCTGTCCAAACCGGACATGCTCCTGCCCTGCAATTTTTGATGGAAAAGGGCATTTATATTTCAAATATGGTTAGTTCGTTTCCGACCATGTCCGTAACCATTGACAGCAGCCTTCTGACTGGTACTTATCCTGACAAACATCATATTCCGGGCCTAAATTGGTTTGATGTTTCAAACAATGAGATCATTAACTACGGAACGGGTTTCAGGGAAACGTTTAGGTTAGGGGCGGATCGGTTTATTTCAAATATGCTATACCGGCTTAATAACAATGATTTAAGCGGTGATGTGACGACGATTTATGAGGATTTGGCTCAAAAAGGGATCCCTTCCGCTTCGATTAATGCCTTTGTCTACCGTGGCAATACGCCGCAACGGTTACATTTTCCACGGATGCTTAGCTCGTTAACCCATGGAGATAGAGAGTGGACTACCGCAGCCACACCCATTTTCTCGTTAGGCTCTCTCTCCAAACTAAGACCATGGGGTTTCGTACCTCAAATATTTGTCGGTAATTATAAATTTTCAGCTCGGGAACTGCGACACCTAATTCGTAAGAATGAACTCCCGGGATTTACTTTATGTACATTTCAGGATCTCGACCTGCGCGTTCATTTTAAAGGACCTATGGATATAAAAGGCATCGCTCAAATGGATCGGGAAGTTCAAAAGATCTTAAATTTATATCCAAGCTGGGAAGAGGCACTTATCCGAAATGTATGGCTCGTTATGGGAGATAACGGTCATGCACCAATGGGCAGCAGGTATAATGACTTTATCATTGATTTACGTAAAATTTTTAAAAAATTTCGTATAGCCAGACTGCAACGTTCTGTTTGCGAAAAAGATCAGCTAGTTCTATGTGTTAATCAGCGGATGGCGTATATTTATGTATTGGACAAGAATCTTCCTTTGTCGGTGATAATCGAACGACTTAAACATGATCACCGTATTGATATTATTGCCTGGAAAAACGGCAGCTATATTTATGTCGAATCCGGCATGAGAGAAGGTTTATTGCACTATGGCCCCGGTGGGGAATATACCGATGAGTACAATCAGTTATGGAGCATTAAAGGAAATCCAGAGCTTATGGATCTGAGGCTGACAAATGATAAAAGGGTGACCTATGGGGATTATCCGGATGCATTAGCAAGGGTTTATGGCGCATTACATTCCCATCCCGGGCGTTTCATAGTGGTGAATGCCAAACCAGGCTGTGAATTTAAAGCCCAGTCAACGCCATTCCATCTTGGCGGATCCGCACACGGTTCATTACACAAACAGGAATCACTTGTTCCGCTCGTGATTGCAGGAACCGCGGTTACACCAAATTACCCGCGCATCGTGGATTTGAAAGAGTTTGTCCTTCGGTTGATTCTTCAACAATTCATGGATTAA
- a CDS encoding GDSL-type esterase/lipase family protein — protein MENRVFYLALGDSLTEGVGASAHDKSFTSLFFDAIKQTIECEYMNYGKSARCSGELLEFLTDSKIRDLLKRATHITITTGGNDMIRAYRNNATFLEYVRTVRSLEQNLKRILQNITETNPNSKIFLMGLYNPGHTDHSLYNMANLLIQKINKVYEETAKHFRVETINPMGSFLNKPHLLADEVHPNDLGYKVLANLFLNKYRSISNL, from the coding sequence TGGGAGCTTCTGCGCATGACAAGTCATTTACATCCTTATTTTTTGATGCAATCAAACAAACAATTGAATGTGAGTACATGAATTATGGCAAATCAGCCAGGTGCAGCGGGGAATTGCTTGAATTTCTTACTGATTCCAAAATCCGCGATTTATTAAAGAGAGCAACTCATATTACGATTACTACTGGCGGAAACGATATGATTCGTGCCTACCGAAACAATGCAACTTTTTTAGAATATGTTCGAACGGTTCGATCGCTAGAGCAAAACTTGAAGCGTATACTCCAAAATATTACTGAAACGAATCCAAACTCGAAGATATTCTTAATGGGACTTTATAATCCGGGCCATACCGATCACAGCCTATATAACATGGCTAATTTATTAATTCAAAAGATAAACAAAGTATATGAGGAAACGGCAAAGCATTTTCGCGTAGAAACTATCAATCCAATGGGTTCTTTTTTAAACAAACCGCACCTTTTGGCAGATGAAGTTCATCCCAATGATTTAGGCTACAAGGTTTTAGCCAATTTATTTTTGAATAAATATCGGTCGATAAGTAATCTCTAA